gctggactgttgtacgtgggaatgtgcatcacaatcacgagtgcaattccctaaGGTACCAAGGTAATTCATGGGTGCGCAGGCTAACGGAGGCCCAGCTTGAAAGTGTGCGACCGCTGCTAATATCTGGTACTGCTTCATCCCACATTAAGAATTATGCTTACCATTCTGATGGGAAACTTCTGAATGATCAAGATATCtataatatgcggtacaaagtgttctcacaggcAAACCTTCCTGGTAAGccatttgccaatttataatgtaaacgATAGGTGATTACGGAAAATTGAAAGCTCATATAACATCTTTGGGTGGGAtttgcgaatacgaattagACGATGAGAATTGTCTATCGTACTTTTCTTCACGACTGGTGATCAAAAGATTTTTGCAGATCGTTTCGCTGATGTTATTGGTTTGAACGGGACATACAAGACGAATAACGAGAACATCTATTTATATCAGGTCGTAGCCcttgatatgaattttaaggcaatacccgTTTGTATTGCATTTATAAGTCGCGAAACATCGACTTTGATTTCGCGATTCCTGACGTTCTTCCAACGGTCAACCAACAGTCGACAggtggtaggcattgtgacagatgattcacctgcaatagcTGTTGCCATCATGCAGATGTATCCCAATGCTCACCATATCTTGTGTCGCGTCCACCTTGTTCGCAATGTtataaagagggtaagtgtttcgttcattaacattaacccagtaACCTTAATTGTAGAGGGTATGATCAGAAGTGATACAACTATTTTTTCGCCTGATGTTTACTCAaacggttgaaaggtaaatcaaaagCAACAGaacattattttgtagttttaacagTGTATTATCCTTGATCGAAATATCGGACGGAACGTTTGCCCGATATGTCAGAGACCACCTCTTACCGAGAAAACACAAATGGTCTACAGCTTTTCGACCATTAGCAACGCTACTTCAACTCAATAATACGAACTTTGTTGAGACAAGTCATCGAATTTTGAAGATGCATCAACTGAGTCGAAAAACACCTGTGCTGAGATCTATTTTTAGTGTGCTACTTCGCATTAgatattggatggaagcaaGATTACAGAAATATACATCAGATTGCCGGATAAAAGCCAACATCGGTCAAGAGCCAGCAATGCGTGGACTTCAGGAACGACTGACACCAGCTGCATGTCAATTACTGAAGCGGCACCTGCGCACTTCTATAACGGAGTTTGTAATGTCTGTTGACTTATTTACGGCTGTGGACGCAACGGGCACTTACAATGTACACCGCGATTCCACGCGCTGCTCCTGTTCATTTTCCATTGAAAACGGTTTGCCATGTCGGCACATATTGGCTTACTCTACACACAGTATTACTGATGTGAACGTACAGTCAATTTGTGATAGATGGTTACACTCTGATACTTATCTGACTCATATTGCAGTTGAGAATTATTTCCCAATGCAATTGAGCCAGCCGAGCATGAAGAATACAGTGATTGCGTTAGTCAGGCGACTGTCTGAGGAACAATGCAGTTCACTTTATAGACAATTTTATCAAGAACTTCACGGTAGACTACCACCAACGCCGTTGAACTTACAGACAGAACCGCAGTTGTACACTGGATCAAGAACCTCGACTCACGTTGCAACGCCGTTGATGCACCGAGGAAACGTTGACTTGGATGAAACGTTAAGTAACGACGAGGATGAAGTAGTTTCTATAAACTCTGAAGAGTTAACGGAACGGGACATCcaaaatgaagaagaagaagagaaccGTTTGTGTGACATCTGTAATCTTGCACAGCCGCCGTGTGAAACTGGTGATGCAGTGGGTTGGGTTTTCTGTCCTtgtgaagcaatgtttcatagATTCTGCGCTTATGACCCATCAccgaacgtacgagcagtgcaCTGTCCCATGTGTGGCGCCATTACCAACTAATAGTTTGGACGTCCCAACGCAAGAACGattaaaggcccttttcagggccacccacaaattgatttaaattcatttttcccAATATTGTTTTTGTCTatggcaaaggtcaagtgattagGCACTTTTTAATGTCGAATGCATTTAGATATACCTTAGATATTAATAATCGAAAAGCGATTATCAatcatgtattcgtaaacttgtttctaatgtatattagatataaaggttaagaaaatgTAGACAACATTTTTTTCGTCTAATGAACACAAATCTAATAATTCTAgattgaaaataatgtgattactgTTCATGTATTAGTAACACTGTTGTAATCTAtctaataatagtacattttcATAGGAATATTACAATATAGTGAATATTTTTACTTTGTCATTAGGtcaataaatttatgataacatttattagtgaatataataagacaATTACAATGGtaaatgtgattaaagctcatagagaagtaaacaaaGTTGAgaaaattatcttatttataaataaaataatgacattataAAACATGTTGAAacaatcatcattgaaatgaaaagGTCATATAataagtgtaaaaagaaataagaatatcattcgtttaatgaatacaaaaagcaagaatttcatattcttgttttatattaaaagtacctgaaaccagaactatgcgtacgtaagaagtacgtctgatcgtcAACTTGGccttcattgttattcataactactgattttatcaccgtattcatttgcacacctatACAACTATTAATTACTGGTACAATCACATTGTACCAGTTAAAAATTATCTTAAAAAGtcaaaaatgaacaataatttagCGAACAATccttttcaataacttcatcatcacactatgcagttataagtccataattttaatattttataaagggcaaaaataaggcatggcaTGAAttaatttgacaatgtaatgtgttaacaatggtgaacgtttgcatctgttacgatatatatatatatatatatatatatacttacaaattgtaatatttgcaaattagaaaggtcattcaataaaggtctggatgatttgcagtaaagtgttcagtcacgaTAAGTGGAAGATCATTATCGGAAATTTGAACATGCAAAAAATTGTGTCAATAAAATGCATAATATgagaattgaatcttgtcaatggacataataataataataataataacaataataataataataataataatcaggacaataaataataataacattttaaatgttCATTAAGGCACTTGACCTTATTCACATTTATACGTTTAATGTCGatagatatttgttgagtcagtcagacgacgtaggcttgttcatttacacttcatgaaactgatatttcaaatgcttgtcaaaaatggttacattcgtaatgtctagataattcaggtttcacattacggttaacaatattcacacatgacttATTGAACacactagtttttattacgaccaaaaattaatttttaaaaacagaactacaaataatttacaagtgaaaacaataaaccgtttcaatggatttttaaaattaaccACATTGAAATCTAACGTTTTCTAATTCTCATTAAGAATGACCATTTACAAGATAAACGttcactaaatattaagtgcctttttcggaaaatttattactactttcatgTACTGTCAAAGTCGGTTCATTAAATCATGGTCTTCGGTTGCTTAACCTGAATTATACATACtgcaaccagtaatttatcatgatgaattattgatatgttgatttgtttctcTGATTAACGGACCATGTGCTACTAAAAAACTTATGTACACACTTCggtaataatttgtttattaattgggTATTCAGCATTAGACAATCGACCgaattcagtaatcactattatcaaatagtCAAACCGATTTTCAGTTCCTTTTTCACTCAACTGTCTTTTAATGTGATACATATCAGTATTCGTGGCAagataactaacgacttcaattaAAGGTTGACATTAAATCacttgatcggaaaacaaaaatttatcccaatacacattcactaacagtaggattgcactTAAGttcgtgttttttttcttaaaatgtctaaatttcttacaagactaagattacacaaaaagaATTATTCATGATCATTAAATTTTCAAATGTAATAATCTAAATTCTAACATCCAATCACAGCACTTGATGctatttcgatttcaactaatcagattacaaagatgaacagtttacgaccaatcacaatattattaaaggtgacaaaatgtttgttcattatcacttaaGTACACACTCGCAAAACAAGTACACCAATCACCGATCAATAAATTTTTCTTTCACACCATATAATTTTTTAGaaatgggtggtagggaatcttAATTGCCGTGGCCTTAATGTCAACCGGAATAACCATTAATCTAAATGTAACATTGATTGGGTAATTGAATGAACTCATCGAGCAGCGATTGATAACCAATGGCCATGTTTGTCTGGTACTCAgtactgatcgaattctatcgagtAAGATTAAATGTTGGCACGTTGGTCACTACTCTGTGATGAATCATCGGTAAATATGTTAGTCTTACAGGAAATCGGTCACTGTCCGAAGAATTCGATCAGTACTGAGTACCAGACAAACATGGCCATTGGTTATCAATCGCTGCTCAATCAGTTTATTCAATTaaccaatcaatgttacatTTAGATTAATGGTTATTCATGTGTTTTTTCCCATCTGGTTGTATTATAcgataaatattgtttattttaacgaAGGATATGTCAAAATATTTTCCGTCTatgacttattatttatttatagggTTCTGGATGGATGTTGGACAACCGAATGATTTTCTCAAAGGTACAAGTTTGTATCTAAATTACTTGAAACAATCAGATCATTCGAAAGAACTAGCAACTGGATCTAATATCCATGGGAATGTTCTAATCGTAAGTTATATGCTTTTTATTATGTTCTTAGGATGAAATTTTTACTGTGGCATGAAAGGTTTGTGCAGTGTTTCTAACCAAATGTGGTTTACATGATGAACTAACTTCATTTAGAAAGTCATCGAAAAATATAGAGCACTAGACATGTGTTTCGCATTTAGTATAGAACTCAGTGTGCAACCATGATCATTCTACAGACTGAAGCGTTGACCTCACGGCCTATAACAGTCCACGTTTCTGAATTTCTATTTCTTTACCTTTATTGACTAAAGATACAGTGGCAGCTTAGTAGTTCGACCGGAATTATTCAAAAAAGAGTTTCCTAATAACTGACATTTAGAATCTCTAAATAACTCCAGAGTCCAAATCCAACTCCTTTCACTTCAAATGCAcacgcgttattcacttagctactgggtTCAAATAGCCACTCACTCGTGAAATGGTTTTGAATTTGAATTTAATTTGTAACGATTCGGATTATTCCGTTGTTAATGTCCTGACCGAACTTTGATCAGCCTTAGTTAAACCAAGACTTATGCCCGTTTCACAAATGAGTTGCTAttttggactcagtagctaagtgaataacatgttggcgtttgaagcgaaagtaACTGGATGTGAATCCCGAAATGACCACTAACTCTGGAATGAGCGCatattcagctgacaagtccgaaataggatgaaacatacATCCTGAATTATACTGTTAGTTAAATTCTATCTATTTTATATTAGGCCAATTATTAAaccatttatttctttataagTAGCATTCGAAAATTAGTCTTtcgtttttaaaaaatgaatcgAGATCAAAATTCATGTTTCTTCTCTCAGTTTTTTATAGCGTAGAGTGTTGCAAActagggcggcctgcttgagcatctgggctgcctgttcctgccatctagatatttcaacaagttatctatttttgtttgttttagtatatcattatgttcattaatcgcataacctattctgctgtatttatgaaaagtgtacaacctttcgttgtcaaagttagaaaaagctcaataagagataatgtggtcgctggcaatatgcagAGAAAAGagtatacattattcagatgttcatttactgaactattAACATCTAGCTGGCGATTACtcgatatttatcgccaggaccgaccaagaagaaagaaacggaaacttgttgaaatactttacgctgagaattctatattgtaccaaaaatataatattgaataaagctaataataataataataataataataacgatacaTACTTGTACTAGGCCTTACGTTGTTGATAATGTTTTGTGGTTTTTCCTGCAGCCTTAATTTTTTCACGTTCATTATTTTTCTAGCATCCAACTGCTTCAGTTTCACCTACTTGTGTTCTTGGACCCAGTGTTGTTATTGGGCCAGAGTGTATAGTTGAAGATGGAGTAAGAATTCGTAATTCCACCTTACTTCAAGGGAGTATTATTCGTTCTCATTCTTGGCTAGAAACTTGTATTATTGGTTGGCGATGTACTGTTGGGCAGTGGGTAAGTCTGTTGATTTTACTTTGTATTCCTTTGAGAATGTCATCACTGATGGCATATATACACATTTATTCTAAGTTGTAATAATATTGCATGGTTTTAAACGTGTAATAAATTGTTTACGAGTATATCTTTGATAGATTTCACATTATATATAACCAAATTAAAGCCTTAGAAATATGTTATTTTTCGTTTGTCTTTGTCTGTTAACCAAGAGACCACTGGATATTTGTAATTGAGGTTTATAGGAAAGTTTAAAACTCAGTTGTCATAACAATGTAAAAAATCATTTTTCGTTGTTAACATTACGTTCTTCTTTGTCTTAGTACTCTTTTCCCTCAAATACCCTAGTTCGGCTGAAAGTGGAGGAAGCCTGATGTCtctctttcgaaatgctcttatGCGGCCATGCATTTATTGCCTCTGTCAAAGTGGTCTTATGTTCTACACGCAGCCGGTTTGTTTTACAAAAATGATAGAACAAAAAACGAATGTTCAGCACTTAAACCAGATTGGAAGATACAGAGGTTGCACCTGGAAGAATtgaaaaaccttgattccaaaccatcgGTATATATAatctccaggatcctaagggaacgAATGGCATGTTAACCTGTTTTTAGTCGTCAGCTATCACGAAAAGGGACTTCTTGATGTTGCTTCACTAGTTTGTGGATTGACCTTTAGGTGTGTGGAACATGCATTTCAACTCGGGCTCCCATTCAGCATCACAAATTTTCGTTTGGTGTATACTAAATTCTGGGTGCTCAGTTGTGCCAGATTTCatgtgaattaaataaatagagGATGACTGACGATTGTGCTTCATTTAAATTGAGACAAATACAAACTAGGATGATTTGAAAGCAAAATATATTCTAGCCAATCCATACAACAATGTTTTgtacaataaataatgaaaatacaagATATCAAATAGAATTTCCGTGCGAAATGCCTAGTGTCTTCTAGATCCATCTACTACTGCTGATTGAATACGAATAGACTCATCATCATATTCAGATTTGGGCCTTTATTAAACATCCTATCATTAGGATTCTGTCATGCTAATAACTAGAAATTAATGCGAAACTTTATACTTAAAACAGTTAACCACCCGTTTGTTCCATCGTTAATGAAACTAGTTTGGAATTTGATTTTTTCAGCACCACTTTCCAGGATCAGCTTCACTTTAAAATACTCAACATATGTAGTATACTGTCTGTAATTAATATAGGACTGGAATTGTAGCATTCTTTTATCTCAGACATTCTTTGGTCAATAGAGCGATGGTTCAATAGTTAAGGCGTCCGAATTTCAGCTACAAAATCATAGGTTCAAACCTCTTTTTACATACTTCAGTCTGAGCAACAGCACAGTACTACCAGCCCTTACACCTAAAATGTGGCTTCAAGCCATTGTGTGAATCTGTAACGGATAAATGAGTTCATGAAATGTTATTTGATCAATATCAATTCATATTCTCACCATCAATGTATtctgatttattattacttttaggTAAGAATGGAAAATGTCACCGTCTTAGGTGAAGATGTCATTGTATCTGATGAATTATTTGTAAATGGTGCACGTGTACTACCACACAAAAGCATTGCCCAATCAGTCGTTGAACCACAAATTATTATGTAACATGCCTGGTATGGAAACTCTTGTAAAGTGCTGTGATCAAAACTTTTTTTTTTCTCCTCATACTCCTACTATTCTTATGATCGGTACTAATCTATCGCcttctttttatttcaacaaCGTGTTTTCCACATAGGAATATTATCGTTTTTTATGTTCCACTGACTGCTGTcataattgttattttgtttaatttcttttttgttcaattaaaacattttactaAAAATAAATCCAACCGAGTTCTAGTTCAATGAAATGTCACTTCCCGCTTATTTTGGTTATCCTTATTACTAATGTAGGAAACAAAATTTATATTTGCTATCCAGTGCTTTCCTTTATGTTGTTAAAGGTTGATATGATTTCGTTTGTTTTAATCAGTTGTTGAATTTAATATTGTCGAATGGTTTgctttttgtatttttttaaaaaatttctgtATTTAAATATATGCATTATTTGGATTGGAATTCGTTCAGTAATATGAATTTTATCCTAAGTCAACTTGTTATCTTCATATTTGGCAAATTAAACTTTCTAGGATTTTTATACGTAATGTTTATTTTAGTTCAGTCCTTTTAGATACTTGGCTGTTGCTTAGTCAGGGGAGAACATTGGCTTAATTTTTTACGACGACTTAATTGAGCCTGCC
The genomic region above belongs to Schistosoma haematobium chromosome 2, whole genome shotgun sequence and contains:
- a CDS encoding hypothetical protein (EggNog:ENOG410V6HR~COG:M) → MDVGQPNDFLKGTSLYLNYLKQSDHSKELATGSNIHGNVLIHPTASVSPTCVLGPSVVIGPECIVEDGVRIRNSTLLQGSIIRSHSWLETCIIGWRCTVGQWVSLLILLCIPLRMSSLMAYIHIYSKL